The proteins below come from a single Lonchura striata isolate bLonStr1 chromosome 10, bLonStr1.mat, whole genome shotgun sequence genomic window:
- the UTS2B gene encoding urotensin-2B isoform X1 — MLLGSGNVEKMWSAQLCLGVLTILTMALCVPSTHGDPFLLQENRVLPEREDTNHENTLLTLLLNKKFAWRRPESIDWELAKKFEELEELEKLKDQLSAEDGSEVAYALESLSASQPKKRACFWKYCI, encoded by the exons ATGCTTTTGGGCTCTGGGAACGTGGAGAAGATGTGGTCTGCCCAGCTGTGTCTAGGAGTGCTGACCAtcctgaccatggctctgtgtGTCCCGTCAACGCATGGAGACCCTTTTTTACTCCAAG AGAACCGAGTGCTTCCAGAGAGAGAAGACACAAATCATGAGAACACATTGCTGACTCTGCTTCTTAATAAGAAATTTGCGTGGCGGAGGCCAGAAAGTATTG ACTGGGAGCTGGCAAAGAAATTTGAAGAGCTTGAAGAG CTGGAGAAGTTGAAGGATCAGCTCTCAGCTGAGGATGGGTCAGAGGTGGCCTATGCCTTGGAAAGTCTCTCAGCATCCCAGCCCAAAAAACGCG